One Aliivibrio salmonicida LFI1238 DNA segment encodes these proteins:
- the traI gene encoding conjugative transfer relaxase/helicase TraI: protein MISISPIASAGEATKYYLDDEKHLNGEQSELTTEKENSESDKEKNYYLKDSNNTAWFGKLATEKGLDGKPIEGDTLQAVLSGSLLDETIHGKRDKHRAGFDLTFSAPKSVSVLALVGGDTRLLDGHNNAVKFALSELEKDAAQVKYTEEDTKKQSYANSKSMLFGLVQHKTSREDDPQLHTHALTANMTRDEQGRLRALATSLKQSGGVINGTMERVYNNQLYYGMLYQSHLSKQAESLGYTIKGAGNGQFEIEGVPQSLMDDFSKRSQQINEKTQDLGFNSQQTRDLAAKNTRKAKTHKDAVELNSTWQHTVKTDGFDITAFINNAKENPVKAPNENVIKPRAVDALTRTINHLSKTQTQLSYEKMVSFAMSEFTKGEKLDALDIKLALDERIASKELIGLDKNNSQFTTTALLNNEKKLINSTKGRPRHMRTQPNDTALSQLNLNKENQNKLAELFLSTKQFNTVNVFGSSEQVAKGLLHVGSESGKRIHIMTQGGISQEKTERTIKRQSHTPLQWIKNTFRADFVHGVNQYLGDKVTPFSNKDVFVFEDSGKFSGDQLIDITNKAKHTNSKIIFLNHASARQGMKSHSSMDLLSKGNTNNINWVNNQPTKAKIKIHDNNLNELVNQYAEKPDKNTIQVLATTNADVKTLNTAIRERLKQTGEVSRQGVSISTLNPHFLSQEQRTLSTHYKPGMVLRSWSEGAMSQYIVSKPHRKTNTLDIIDEKGNQLTIDPSKPAHNFSVFKKESLEIASGDKIITSGKHYASQLAAHQAFIVKKATPQSITLEDREGQQKTIKTKHLTDAPITHNFASTTQKISDTATHLMVQTKAYSASKELLNELSLNRNNIDIFTDDKEKVAAQFEKNEVRPAAIERVMATTQPTEKYLSTLTTNTVTKDVEQALRLLNTPTSNNIEKAVNFAIHHISEKEAGYTQKELVMQAIRYSLEETGTAISKEDIIDTLKNNQETLSSEFSDGTRWTTKDAIHTEKTILDTLARGKNQTTPFVTHAQATEFLQHESRLTQGQKESVHMIATTPDRFVAVQGLAGTGKSTMLEKDIELIHSIDKLSNKETTILGLAPTHAAVNELKNKGVEAQTLQSLLADIQSGKTTANTYQQTLFLLDESSMIGNNDMKHFTALVEKSDAKAVLLGDKAQLQSLSAGKPFELAMSSNALNRTDMTDIVRQQNDTLLGAVHNMVDKQPESSLSKLKQQPNADTGIHKTHHVVSTYEKITPNHRENQEIATEKLAHVVAQDYLSRTEQSQEDTLIIAYTNKERDTITEHIRHGLQQSNQLHKENTLMPRLRSIGATKEEMATMLPYKKGLVVKTGKDTLSTIIHVDNKHNLVTVKEQSTGKERPFFPKNSDHKMTNLFTRSDQPLSTNDKVMMRMTDKDKGIEANTPYTVSNIENNLITLSNKKQHTITLSTTDLKDAHWDYSYTRTANMAQGATYKNVITAIKGRGQLTNIRRAYIDLTRASEHVKLYTDNEGTMIKQWLNNQDDKRSAIETNTLSTPKESITFNTAPLPKENPHYQDINGNLDMKIMAKKLNSELAMRAESLAIHLLGTPNKSKSDRDYLTFGIGKSALKVTLTGKHRGHFKDWTTGEKGNGINLIMAVENIGFKDALLHADTLLNQTKDNPLTLNPNHEKLTNTTPKFISELEARARQYQQEATPIKGTIAQEYLRNKGIIIDDHPSIKFHPKVYSSETRSNYPAIISTIENNKGQSNAIEITYLDNKGHTADLNIEKRVLGTKTKSNVVINEGSNTNISIITTTIEDALLINQHNNKDIDINTVNNKNDIQIMDKNTLRDNIIIVLNTKGETLNENNITKIMDNFTNHTVTFIDNAELQKQIDTEITKIEHGQLEIKNEVGNNLDMHKQENAIKQEDEHLLSSQSKFIKEQERKEENELMSKVSNINMDEKSTPDIDTNPQRLMELDRER, encoded by the coding sequence CACCGCGTGGTTTGGAAAGTTAGCCACCGAAAAAGGCCTGGATGGAAAACCCATCGAAGGGGATACCTTACAAGCGGTACTTTCAGGCTCGTTACTCGATGAAACCATTCATGGAAAACGTGACAAACACCGAGCAGGGTTTGATTTGACCTTTTCGGCGCCAAAATCCGTCAGCGTTCTGGCCTTGGTCGGTGGGGACACTCGACTGCTTGATGGCCACAACAACGCCGTTAAATTCGCTTTATCTGAGCTTGAAAAAGACGCCGCTCAAGTCAAATACACCGAAGAGGACACAAAAAAACAATCCTACGCCAACAGCAAAAGCATGTTGTTTGGTTTGGTTCAGCACAAAACCAGTCGAGAAGACGATCCACAACTTCACACTCACGCCCTGACCGCCAACATGACTCGTGACGAACAAGGTCGATTACGCGCCTTGGCCACCAGTTTAAAACAATCTGGTGGGGTTATTAATGGCACAATGGAGCGCGTATACAATAATCAACTCTACTATGGCATGCTCTACCAAAGTCATTTATCCAAACAAGCAGAAAGCCTGGGCTACACAATCAAAGGAGCTGGCAATGGTCAGTTTGAGATTGAGGGGGTGCCTCAATCACTCATGGATGACTTTTCAAAGCGAAGCCAACAAATCAATGAGAAAACCCAAGACTTAGGGTTTAATTCTCAACAAACCCGAGACTTAGCGGCCAAAAACACCCGAAAAGCCAAAACACACAAAGACGCCGTTGAGCTCAACAGCACCTGGCAACATACCGTAAAAACCGACGGGTTTGATATAACCGCCTTCATTAACAACGCAAAAGAAAATCCGGTTAAAGCGCCCAATGAAAACGTTATCAAACCACGCGCCGTGGATGCGCTGACTCGTACCATCAATCATTTATCAAAAACACAAACCCAATTGAGTTATGAAAAAATGGTGTCTTTTGCCATGAGTGAATTCACCAAAGGAGAAAAGCTCGATGCACTGGACATCAAGCTTGCGCTTGATGAGAGGATCGCTTCAAAAGAGCTGATTGGATTAGACAAAAACAACAGTCAATTCACAACCACAGCCTTATTGAATAACGAGAAAAAACTCATTAATTCCACCAAGGGGCGCCCTCGCCACATGCGCACCCAACCCAACGACACTGCACTATCTCAACTCAATTTAAACAAAGAAAACCAGAACAAACTCGCGGAATTATTTCTTTCAACCAAACAGTTCAATACTGTCAATGTGTTTGGTTCGAGTGAGCAAGTAGCAAAAGGGCTGCTGCATGTCGGCTCTGAAAGCGGCAAGCGCATTCACATCATGACGCAGGGTGGCATCTCTCAAGAAAAAACAGAGCGCACCATAAAGCGCCAATCCCACACTCCACTCCAATGGATAAAAAACACGTTCAGAGCGGATTTTGTTCATGGGGTAAATCAATACTTAGGTGACAAAGTAACGCCCTTTAGCAACAAAGACGTTTTTGTCTTTGAAGACAGCGGTAAATTCAGTGGCGACCAACTCATCGACATCACCAACAAAGCAAAACACACCAACAGTAAGATAATCTTCCTCAACCATGCCTCCGCACGACAAGGCATGAAATCTCACTCTTCAATGGACCTTTTAAGCAAAGGAAACACCAACAACATCAACTGGGTAAACAATCAACCCACCAAAGCGAAAATAAAGATCCACGACAACAACCTCAATGAGTTAGTCAATCAATATGCAGAAAAACCAGACAAAAACACGATCCAAGTGCTGGCAACAACCAATGCTGACGTGAAAACACTCAACACCGCCATCAGAGAAAGACTCAAACAAACGGGCGAAGTGTCACGCCAAGGCGTGAGCATTTCGACGTTAAACCCCCACTTTCTAAGCCAAGAGCAACGTACCCTGTCCACCCATTACAAACCAGGCATGGTACTTCGCTCATGGAGCGAAGGCGCGATGAGTCAATACATCGTCAGTAAACCCCACAGAAAAACCAACACGCTGGACATCATCGATGAAAAAGGCAATCAACTCACCATCGACCCATCAAAGCCAGCGCATAATTTTTCTGTCTTTAAAAAAGAAAGCCTAGAGATTGCCAGCGGCGATAAAATCATCACAAGCGGAAAACATTACGCCTCTCAACTCGCCGCCCATCAAGCGTTCATTGTAAAAAAAGCCACACCTCAGTCCATCACCTTAGAAGACAGAGAGGGCCAACAAAAAACCATTAAGACAAAACACCTGACGGACGCGCCCATCACGCACAACTTTGCCAGTACCACTCAAAAAATAAGTGACACGGCAACGCACCTCATGGTGCAGACCAAAGCGTATAGCGCCTCTAAAGAATTACTCAATGAGTTGAGCCTCAATCGAAACAACATCGATATTTTCACTGACGACAAAGAGAAAGTCGCGGCGCAGTTTGAAAAAAACGAAGTCAGACCCGCCGCCATTGAGCGAGTCATGGCCACAACACAGCCGACAGAAAAATACCTATCGACACTGACAACCAACACCGTGACCAAAGACGTTGAACAGGCATTGCGCCTGTTAAACACCCCAACCTCAAACAACATTGAAAAAGCAGTTAACTTTGCCATTCATCACATCAGTGAAAAAGAAGCCGGTTACACCCAAAAAGAGCTCGTCATGCAAGCGATACGCTACAGTCTAGAAGAGACCGGCACCGCCATCAGCAAAGAGGACATCATTGATACCTTAAAAAACAATCAAGAAACCCTCTCTAGTGAATTCAGTGATGGCACCCGCTGGACAACCAAAGACGCCATCCATACCGAGAAGACCATTCTCGATACCTTAGCGCGAGGGAAAAACCAAACCACGCCCTTTGTCACTCACGCTCAAGCCACCGAATTTCTTCAACATGAAAGCCGACTCACTCAAGGACAAAAAGAAAGCGTCCACATGATAGCGACAACCCCCGATAGATTCGTGGCGGTACAAGGACTGGCGGGAACCGGTAAATCAACCATGCTTGAGAAAGACATCGAACTCATTCACAGCATCGACAAACTCTCAAACAAAGAAACGACCATCCTTGGTCTGGCGCCCACTCACGCCGCCGTAAACGAGCTCAAAAACAAAGGCGTTGAAGCGCAAACGCTTCAATCCTTACTCGCCGACATCCAGAGTGGCAAAACCACAGCAAACACATACCAACAAACGCTTTTTCTTCTCGATGAAAGCTCCATGATTGGCAACAATGACATGAAACACTTCACCGCCTTAGTTGAGAAAAGTGACGCGAAAGCGGTGCTTCTTGGGGACAAAGCGCAATTGCAATCACTCAGCGCAGGCAAACCTTTTGAGCTTGCCATGAGCAGCAACGCCCTTAATCGCACCGACATGACGGACATCGTAAGACAACAAAACGACACCCTCCTTGGCGCGGTGCACAACATGGTAGACAAACAGCCAGAAAGCAGCCTAAGCAAGCTCAAGCAGCAACCCAACGCCGACACGGGCATCCACAAAACTCATCATGTCGTCTCAACCTACGAGAAAATCACCCCCAACCACAGAGAAAACCAAGAAATAGCCACAGAGAAACTGGCTCACGTCGTCGCACAAGATTACCTTTCAAGAACCGAACAATCGCAAGAAGACACGCTCATCATTGCTTATACCAACAAGGAGCGGGACACCATCACTGAACACATCAGACATGGCCTCCAACAAAGTAATCAACTTCATAAAGAAAACACACTCATGCCACGACTGCGCAGCATTGGCGCCACCAAAGAAGAAATGGCCACTATGTTGCCTTACAAAAAAGGACTCGTTGTAAAAACAGGCAAAGACACCCTATCCACCATCATTCACGTGGATAACAAACACAACCTAGTGACAGTAAAAGAGCAGAGCACAGGAAAAGAACGCCCGTTCTTTCCTAAAAATAGCGATCATAAAATGACAAACCTGTTCACTCGCAGTGACCAACCCCTCTCAACCAACGATAAAGTCATGATGAGAATGACCGACAAAGACAAAGGCATTGAAGCCAATACGCCGTATACCGTCAGTAACATTGAGAACAATCTCATTACCCTTAGCAACAAAAAACAGCACACCATCACCCTATCAACCACGGATTTAAAAGACGCCCACTGGGATTATTCGTACACCAGAACCGCAAACATGGCGCAAGGCGCCACGTACAAAAACGTCATCACCGCCATCAAAGGCCGTGGGCAACTGACCAACATTCGTCGTGCTTATATCGATTTAACTCGCGCATCCGAGCACGTAAAACTCTACACCGACAACGAAGGCACCATGATAAAACAATGGCTCAACAACCAGGACGACAAACGCTCTGCCATTGAGACCAATACACTCTCAACCCCAAAAGAAAGCATCACCTTTAACACCGCGCCACTGCCAAAAGAAAACCCACATTACCAAGACATCAATGGCAATTTGGACATGAAAATCATGGCCAAAAAACTCAATAGCGAGCTCGCCATGCGAGCCGAATCACTCGCAATTCACCTACTTGGTACCCCAAACAAAAGCAAATCAGACCGTGATTACCTCACTTTTGGCATCGGTAAATCCGCGTTAAAAGTCACGCTCACAGGCAAGCATCGTGGCCACTTTAAAGACTGGACAACCGGCGAAAAAGGCAATGGCATAAACCTCATTATGGCGGTTGAAAACATCGGTTTTAAAGACGCGTTACTGCACGCCGATACGCTGCTTAATCAAACCAAAGACAACCCGTTAACCCTCAATCCAAACCATGAAAAACTGACCAATACCACGCCTAAATTCATCAGCGAGCTCGAAGCCCGCGCGCGCCAATACCAACAAGAAGCAACCCCAATCAAAGGCACGATTGCTCAAGAATACCTGCGCAATAAAGGCATTATTATTGACGACCACCCAAGCATTAAATTTCACCCAAAGGTATATTCATCAGAAACACGAAGTAATTACCCTGCGATTATCTCAACCATCGAAAATAACAAAGGCCAAAGTAACGCCATTGAAATAACGTATTTAGATAACAAAGGACATACCGCCGACTTAAATATAGAAAAACGCGTACTCGGCACTAAAACAAAATCAAACGTCGTTATTAACGAAGGCTCAAACACCAACATCAGCATTATTACCACGACCATTGAAGACGCCCTATTAATTAATCAACACAACAATAAAGACATCGACATTAATACCGTTAATAATAAAAACGACATTCAAATAATGGATAAAAACACATTACGAGACAACATCATCATTGTATTAAACACCAAAGGAGAAACCCTAAACGAAAATAACATCACAAAGATAATGGACAACTTTACCAACCATACCGTCACCTTTATTGATAACGCAGAATTACAGAAACAAATCGATACTGAAA